A window from Enterocloster bolteae encodes these proteins:
- a CDS encoding bifunctional folylpolyglutamate synthase/dihydrofolate synthase, whose product MDFNEAVDFGVTADSGERMDFDGALDFLEQRSGLGSVMGLDSIRNLLRELSDPQKDLEFVHIAGTNGKGSVSACLSSILKEAGCRTGTYTSPAVISVRERYQVDGSWITEREFALLADRVKAAAGRMEEKGRGIPTVFEIETAMAFLYFKEKGCRVVVLETGLGGEQDATNVVENTLAAVFTSISMDHMGVLGNTLGQIAACKAGIIKPGCEVVSAHQPLEVLSVLKDRAGEKGCVFTQVDMSSLSALSCPEREENRGEYAENVFTYKAMEGIRISLPGTYQLENGALALEAASALSRKGIHIPESAMRKGLSNVSWPGRFQMLKKSPMVIVDGAHNRDAALRLRECVETCLNGRRLIFIMGVFGDKEYGLMTQIMAPLAERIYTVWLPDRGRSLNPEILAREAGKYCAGTQAVDSVETALDMALKDAGEQGAVLVFGSLSYLGQIMKETERRNRDDRQE is encoded by the coding sequence ATGGATTTTAATGAGGCGGTGGATTTTGGGGTGACGGCAGACTCTGGGGAGAGGATGGACTTTGACGGGGCGTTGGATTTTCTGGAGCAGAGGTCTGGGCTGGGAAGCGTCATGGGACTGGATTCCATAAGAAATCTGCTGAGAGAGCTGTCGGACCCGCAGAAGGATTTGGAATTTGTTCACATCGCCGGGACCAATGGAAAGGGGTCCGTGTCAGCCTGTCTTTCTTCCATATTAAAGGAGGCGGGCTGCCGTACAGGCACCTATACCTCGCCGGCTGTTATCTCGGTGCGGGAACGGTATCAGGTGGACGGATCCTGGATTACGGAAAGGGAATTTGCCTTATTGGCGGACCGGGTGAAGGCGGCGGCAGGGCGCATGGAAGAAAAGGGGAGAGGAATCCCCACTGTATTTGAGATAGAGACAGCCATGGCCTTTCTGTATTTTAAAGAGAAGGGCTGCCGGGTGGTGGTGCTGGAAACAGGGCTGGGAGGGGAACAGGATGCCACCAATGTGGTGGAGAATACCCTGGCGGCTGTTTTTACTTCCATCAGCATGGACCATATGGGTGTGCTGGGAAATACCCTGGGCCAAATTGCTGCCTGTAAGGCAGGAATCATTAAGCCGGGCTGTGAAGTTGTCTCGGCGCATCAGCCTCTGGAAGTGCTCAGCGTACTGAAGGACCGCGCCGGTGAAAAGGGATGCGTCTTTACCCAGGTGGATATGAGCAGCCTGAGCGCCCTATCCTGTCCGGAGAGGGAGGAGAATCGCGGGGAGTATGCAGAAAATGTGTTTACCTATAAGGCCATGGAAGGAATCAGAATATCCCTTCCGGGGACCTATCAGTTGGAGAATGGAGCTCTTGCGCTGGAGGCAGCCTCTGCCCTGAGCCGCAAAGGCATCCACATACCTGAATCTGCCATGAGAAAGGGACTTTCCAATGTTTCCTGGCCGGGAAGGTTCCAGATGCTTAAGAAATCCCCCATGGTGATTGTGGACGGAGCGCATAACAGGGACGCGGCCCTCAGGCTGAGGGAATGTGTGGAAACCTGTTTGAACGGCAGGCGCCTGATTTTTATTATGGGAGTGTTTGGGGACAAGGAATACGGCCTGATGACGCAAATCATGGCTCCCCTGGCAGAAAGAATCTATACGGTATGGCTGCCGGACCGCGGCAGAAGCCTGAATCCGGAGATACTTGCAAGGGAGGCCGGAAAATACTGTGCCGGAACGCAGGCAGTGGATTCGGTGGAAACAGCCTTGGACATGGCACTGAAAGACGCCGGAGAGCAGGGAGCCGTACTGGTCTTTGGCTCCCTGTCTTATCTGGGGCAGATTATGAAGGAGACAGAAAGGAGGAACAGGGATGATAGACAGGAATAA
- the folE gene encoding GTP cyclohydrolase I FolE, translated as MIDRNKVEQAVRLLLEGMGEDPSREGLIDTPERVARMYEELYSGMDEHPGMYLEKTFRAENNDLIVEKDITFYSVCEHHLLPFYGKVHVAYVPDKKVAGLSKLARTVEVFSRRLQIQEQLTAQIADALMDGLAPRGVMVMMEAEHMCMTMRGIKKPGSRTVTVVKRGCFCQRENLVNLFFQMVRG; from the coding sequence ATGATAGACAGGAATAAAGTGGAGCAGGCTGTCAGGCTTCTGCTGGAGGGAATGGGCGAGGACCCGTCCAGAGAAGGGTTGATTGATACGCCTGAGCGTGTAGCCAGGATGTATGAGGAACTGTACAGCGGCATGGATGAACACCCAGGGATGTATCTGGAAAAGACATTCCGGGCGGAAAATAATGACCTGATTGTGGAGAAGGACATAACCTTTTATTCTGTCTGTGAACATCATCTTCTTCCTTTTTACGGGAAAGTGCATGTTGCCTATGTGCCGGATAAGAAGGTGGCGGGACTGAGCAAGCTGGCCAGGACGGTGGAGGTATTTTCCAGACGCCTTCAGATCCAGGAACAGCTGACCGCCCAGATAGCAGACGCATTGATGGACGGATTGGCGCCCCGGGGCGTTATGGTCATGATGGAGGCAGAGCATATGTGTATGACCATGCGGGGAATCAAAAAGCCGGGCAGCCGGACTGTCACGGTGGTAAAGAGGGGGTGCTTCTGCCAGCGGGAGAACCTGGTAAACCTGTTTTTCCAAATGGTAAGGGGGTAA
- the folK gene encoding 2-amino-4-hydroxy-6-hydroxymethyldihydropteridine diphosphokinase, whose product MDQIRIEQLEVFAKHGAIPEENVLGQKFLVSAVLFTDTRKAGRNDQLDQTISYGRASKFMERYLREHTFQLIESAAEKLAEELLLMYPDSLKSVELEIRKPWAPIGLPLQYVSVRITRGWHQAYIALGSNMGDRLAYLTGAVEALGKLRECRVGRVSGFIETPPYGVTDQADFLNGCMEIKTLYTPEELLDALHEIEAAAGRERIIHWGPRTLDLDVIFYDDLVYESERLSIPHTQMHKRDFVLKPLAEIAPYKRHPIYGETVAEMLDTV is encoded by the coding sequence ATGGACCAAATCAGGATTGAACAATTGGAGGTATTTGCAAAACACGGGGCCATACCGGAGGAAAATGTACTGGGACAGAAGTTTCTGGTATCGGCAGTGCTCTTTACAGATACGAGAAAGGCGGGCAGGAATGACCAGCTGGACCAGACCATCAGCTACGGCAGGGCAAGCAAATTCATGGAACGCTATCTGAGGGAGCATACCTTCCAGCTCATAGAGAGCGCGGCGGAAAAACTGGCGGAGGAACTGCTGCTCATGTATCCAGACAGCCTGAAATCCGTGGAATTAGAGATAAGAAAGCCCTGGGCCCCCATAGGCCTTCCCCTTCAATATGTATCAGTCAGGATCACCAGGGGATGGCATCAGGCATACATTGCCCTGGGCTCTAATATGGGAGACAGGCTGGCGTATCTTACCGGGGCGGTGGAGGCCCTTGGAAAGCTTCGGGAGTGCCGTGTGGGCCGGGTATCCGGCTTTATTGAAACGCCTCCTTACGGGGTGACGGACCAGGCTGATTTCCTCAACGGCTGTATGGAAATAAAAACACTCTATACACCGGAGGAGCTGTTGGATGCCCTTCATGAAATCGAAGCAGCGGCGGGAAGGGAGCGGATCATACACTGGGGTCCCAGAACCCTGGATCTGGACGTGATTTTTTATGACGATCTGGTGTATGAATCGGAACGGCTGAGCATTCCACACACACAGATGCACAAGCGTGATTTCGTCCTGAAACCTTTGGCCGAGATAGCGCCATATAAGCGCCATCCCATTTACGGAGAGACCGTGGCTGAAATGCTGGACACGGTCTAA
- the folP gene encoding dihydropteroate synthase: protein MIIGQKEFDVWNRTYVMGILNTTPDSFSDGGRYCDREMALRQAEKLVFDGADIIDVGGESTRPGCRPVGEEEELERVLPVIRLIHENFDIPISVDTYKSGVARQAVEAGAAMVNDIWGLKKDKDMAGTIAELGVCCCLMHNRQNPVGHHFMNTALEEMNETILLAKQAGIKDDRIVLDPGVGFGKTYEMNLEVIRNLSAFKRFGYPVLLGASRKSVIGLALDLPVDKREEGTLVTTAAAVFSGCSFVRVHDVEGNKRAVRMARSIMGAPEFK from the coding sequence ATGATTATAGGACAAAAAGAATTTGATGTATGGAACAGAACCTATGTCATGGGCATCCTGAATACAACGCCGGATTCCTTTTCCGACGGAGGCAGGTACTGTGACCGGGAGATGGCTCTCAGACAGGCGGAGAAACTGGTGTTTGACGGTGCGGATATCATAGACGTGGGAGGGGAGTCCACACGCCCGGGATGCAGGCCGGTTGGGGAGGAGGAAGAACTGGAGCGGGTCCTTCCCGTCATCCGGCTGATTCATGAAAATTTTGATATACCCATCTCCGTAGATACCTATAAGAGCGGGGTGGCCCGGCAGGCTGTGGAGGCCGGCGCCGCCATGGTCAATGACATATGGGGGCTGAAAAAAGATAAGGACATGGCGGGGACCATTGCTGAGCTGGGGGTGTGCTGCTGCCTTATGCATAACAGGCAAAACCCTGTCGGACACCATTTTATGAATACCGCCCTGGAGGAGATGAATGAAACCATTCTCCTTGCAAAACAGGCCGGCATAAAGGATGACAGAATCGTGCTGGACCCCGGTGTGGGATTTGGAAAGACATATGAGATGAATCTGGAAGTGATAAGGAATTTGTCTGCTTTTAAGCGTTTCGGCTATCCGGTTCTTCTGGGGGCGTCCAGGAAGTCTGTGATTGGCCTTGCTCTGGATCTTCCTGTGGACAAACGGGAAGAGGGAACCCTGGTTACGACGGCGGCCGCCGTCTTTTCTGGCTGTTCCTTTGTTCGCGTACACGATGTGGAGGGGAATAAAAGGGCTGTCAGGATGGCCCGGTCTATTATGGGCGCCCCGGAGTTTAAATGA
- a CDS encoding ECF transporter S component: protein MTERFSTKKLVLSALFAALACVATMSIRIPTPGTGGYIHPGDAIVILCGVFLDPVSAFLAAGIGSCMADLLGGYFIYVPITFVIKGLVAFSASHVCGRLRARGMNPYAAVAGCGVIDIILVAGGYCLCEIFLYGLGAALASVPSNIIQGISGLIISSALYPVLQKPLSMALKA from the coding sequence ATGACGGAACGTTTCTCTACTAAAAAACTGGTGCTGTCCGCCCTCTTTGCAGCCCTGGCCTGTGTGGCCACTATGTCCATCCGCATCCCCACCCCCGGTACAGGCGGTTACATCCATCCCGGCGACGCCATCGTGATTCTCTGCGGCGTGTTTCTGGACCCGGTATCCGCATTCCTGGCAGCCGGCATCGGCTCCTGCATGGCGGATCTGCTGGGAGGTTATTTTATCTATGTCCCCATCACTTTTGTCATTAAGGGACTGGTGGCATTCTCCGCAAGCCATGTCTGCGGCAGGTTAAGGGCCAGAGGCATGAATCCGTATGCAGCCGTGGCCGGCTGCGGTGTGATTGACATCATTCTGGTGGCCGGAGGATACTGCCTGTGCGAAATATTCCTATATGGATTAGGAGCAGCCCTGGCCAGCGTTCCCAGCAACATTATCCAGGGAATCAGCGGCCTGATTATCTCCAGCGCCTTGTATCCGGTCCTGCAAAAGCCGCTTTCCATGGCTTTAAAGGCTTAG